A stretch of Anaeromyxobacter dehalogenans 2CP-1 DNA encodes these proteins:
- a CDS encoding zinc-binding dehydrogenase, whose translation MKAVLIRGHGGPERVEVGELPLPEPGPGEVRVRVRAAALNHLDLWVRKGWSGLMLSFPHVLGSDVAGVVDAVGPGVDEPKVGAEVVLAPGLSCGRCVRCRSGEENLCRGYAILGEHVSGGQAEAVVVPARNALPLPPNLSFEEAAAVPLTFLTAWHALVARARVRPGETVLVHAAGSGVGVAAVQIAKLHGARVIATAGSDAKLERARALGADEVVNYEAKDFVQEVKRLTQRRGVDVVFEHVGRKTWEGSILACAPGGRIVTVGATTGYDPPTDLRHVFYRQLSILGSTMGTSGELLEVLRFVGEGRLRPVVDRVLPLARVREAQALLADRAQFGKIVLTP comes from the coding sequence ATGAAGGCGGTCCTGATCCGCGGCCACGGCGGCCCAGAGCGCGTCGAGGTCGGCGAGCTTCCGCTGCCGGAGCCCGGCCCGGGCGAGGTCCGGGTGCGGGTGCGCGCAGCGGCGCTCAACCACCTCGACCTCTGGGTCCGCAAGGGCTGGAGCGGCCTCATGCTGTCGTTCCCGCACGTGCTCGGCTCGGACGTGGCCGGCGTGGTGGACGCGGTGGGGCCCGGGGTGGACGAGCCGAAGGTGGGGGCGGAGGTGGTGCTCGCGCCCGGGCTCTCCTGCGGGCGCTGCGTGCGCTGCCGCTCCGGCGAGGAGAACCTGTGCCGCGGCTACGCCATCCTGGGCGAGCACGTCTCCGGCGGCCAGGCCGAGGCGGTGGTGGTCCCGGCCCGCAACGCGCTGCCGCTCCCGCCGAACCTGTCCTTCGAGGAGGCGGCGGCGGTGCCGCTCACGTTCCTCACCGCCTGGCACGCGCTGGTGGCGCGCGCACGCGTGCGGCCCGGCGAGACGGTGCTGGTGCACGCGGCCGGCTCGGGCGTCGGCGTCGCGGCGGTGCAGATCGCGAAGCTGCACGGGGCGCGCGTCATCGCGACCGCCGGCTCGGACGCCAAGCTGGAGCGGGCGCGGGCGCTCGGCGCGGACGAGGTCGTGAATTACGAGGCGAAGGACTTCGTCCAGGAGGTGAAGCGGCTCACGCAGCGCCGCGGGGTGGACGTGGTGTTCGAGCACGTGGGCAGGAAGACCTGGGAGGGCTCGATCCTGGCCTGCGCGCCCGGCGGCCGCATCGTCACGGTCGGCGCGACCACCGGCTACGATCCCCCGACCGACCTGCGGCACGTGTTCTACCGCCAGCTCTCCATCCTCGGCTCGACCATGGGCACCTCCGGCGAGCTGCTCGAGGTGCTCCGCTTCGTGGGCGAGGGGAGGCTGCGGCCGGTGGTGGACCGGGTGCTCCCGCTCGCCCGGGTGCGCGAGGCGCAGGCGCTGCTTGCCGATCGCGCGCAGTTCGGGAAGATCGTCCTCACGCCCTGA
- a CDS encoding DNA topoisomerase VI subunit B: protein MAARKAAAVRAKGKATGRDRERDQLELAVVGGPAPRRSKGAATPPPRAPARKPAGRARPAPVEEPELLPPAPEAEPEAAPAARSPKRRATAEQMAQQQREISISEFFTKNRHLLGFDNASKALLTTIKEAVDNSLDACEEAGILPEITIEVRDLGLNEQGEGELTKGEGRFVVVVEDNGPGIVKAQAPKIFGKLLYGSKFHRLKQSRGQQGIGISAAAMYGQLTTGQPIRMISRTGKGKPAFGLEIQIDTRKNNPVVTAERQLDDWHEHGTRVELEIVANWQQGQRFVNRYVEHTALSNPHAAFHYLRPRQPPLSFPRATDELPKEAQEIKPHPHGVELGALMRMAADSKSHDVRGFLQAAFSRVSSTVADEIVKKAGFKARVRPRDVAADREVARKLHQAIGATKIMAPPTQILSPIGDTLMRKGLVSFLNVIETEGPEEEEQLDLDAARKKKATRKGKAAKAEAPEVPDAPPEEGVEKIKGHNYFIATVTRPPKVYRGNPFQVEVGLAYGGSWPADKPIELFRFANRVPLLFQRGACGMTEAIVKTDWRNYLLSQPRGSLPVGPMALLVHIASVWVPFTSEAKEAVAHYPEITREIQLAAQECGRKLAAHIRKRKHADYQAQRRSLFELYIQEVAQAIGKIVKRSPDPIKREFLRLADQVTEQEGAGDGLDDAALEEQSRKITRRPRRAEEEEQG, encoded by the coding sequence ATGGCGGCTCGGAAGGCGGCGGCGGTGAGGGCGAAGGGGAAGGCCACGGGGCGGGACCGGGAGCGCGACCAGCTCGAGCTGGCGGTGGTCGGGGGACCGGCCCCGCGCCGGTCGAAGGGCGCCGCGACGCCTCCCCCCCGGGCGCCGGCGCGCAAGCCCGCCGGGCGGGCGCGCCCCGCGCCGGTCGAGGAGCCGGAGCTCCTGCCGCCCGCGCCCGAGGCCGAGCCCGAGGCGGCGCCGGCGGCGCGCTCGCCGAAGCGCCGCGCCACCGCCGAGCAGATGGCGCAGCAGCAGCGCGAGATCTCCATCTCCGAGTTCTTCACCAAGAACCGGCACCTGCTCGGCTTCGACAACGCCTCGAAGGCGCTGCTCACCACCATCAAGGAGGCGGTGGACAACTCGCTCGACGCCTGCGAGGAGGCGGGCATCCTCCCCGAGATCACCATCGAGGTCCGCGACCTCGGGCTGAACGAGCAGGGCGAGGGCGAGCTGACGAAGGGCGAGGGACGCTTCGTGGTGGTGGTGGAGGACAACGGCCCGGGCATCGTGAAGGCGCAGGCGCCGAAGATCTTCGGCAAGCTCCTCTACGGCTCGAAGTTCCACCGCCTGAAGCAGAGCCGCGGCCAGCAGGGCATCGGCATCAGCGCGGCCGCCATGTACGGCCAGCTCACCACCGGCCAGCCGATCCGGATGATCTCGCGGACCGGCAAGGGCAAGCCGGCGTTCGGGCTCGAGATCCAGATCGACACCCGCAAGAACAATCCGGTGGTCACGGCGGAGCGGCAGCTCGACGACTGGCACGAGCACGGCACGCGCGTGGAGCTGGAGATCGTCGCGAACTGGCAGCAGGGGCAGCGGTTCGTGAACCGCTACGTGGAGCACACCGCGCTCTCCAACCCGCACGCCGCCTTCCACTACCTGCGCCCGCGGCAGCCGCCGCTCTCCTTCCCGCGCGCCACCGACGAGCTGCCCAAGGAGGCGCAGGAGATCAAGCCGCACCCGCACGGCGTGGAGCTGGGCGCGCTGATGCGGATGGCGGCGGACTCGAAGAGCCACGACGTGCGCGGGTTCCTGCAGGCCGCGTTCTCGCGCGTCTCCTCGACGGTCGCCGACGAGATCGTGAAGAAGGCCGGCTTCAAGGCCCGGGTGCGCCCCCGCGACGTCGCCGCCGACCGCGAGGTCGCGCGCAAGCTCCACCAGGCCATCGGCGCCACCAAGATCATGGCGCCGCCGACGCAGATCCTCTCGCCCATCGGCGACACGCTCATGCGCAAGGGCCTCGTGTCCTTCCTGAACGTGATCGAGACCGAGGGGCCGGAGGAGGAGGAGCAGCTCGACCTCGACGCGGCCCGGAAGAAGAAGGCCACCAGGAAGGGCAAGGCGGCCAAGGCCGAGGCGCCCGAGGTGCCGGACGCGCCGCCGGAGGAGGGCGTCGAGAAGATCAAGGGCCACAACTACTTCATCGCGACGGTGACCCGGCCGCCCAAGGTGTACCGCGGCAACCCGTTCCAGGTGGAGGTGGGGCTCGCGTACGGCGGGAGCTGGCCGGCAGACAAGCCCATCGAGCTGTTCCGCTTCGCGAACCGCGTGCCGCTGCTGTTCCAGCGCGGCGCGTGCGGGATGACCGAGGCCATCGTCAAGACCGACTGGCGCAACTACCTGCTCAGCCAGCCGCGCGGCTCGCTGCCGGTCGGGCCCATGGCGCTGCTCGTGCACATCGCCTCGGTGTGGGTGCCGTTCACCAGCGAGGCGAAGGAGGCGGTGGCCCACTACCCGGAGATCACGCGCGAGATCCAGCTCGCGGCCCAGGAGTGCGGCCGCAAGCTCGCGGCGCACATCCGCAAGCGCAAGCACGCCGACTACCAGGCGCAGCGGCGCAGCCTGTTCGAGCTGTACATCCAGGAGGTGGCGCAGGCGATCGGCAAGATCGTGAAGCGCAGCCCCGATCCCATCAAGCGCGAGTTCCTGCGGCTCGCCGATCAGGTGACCGAGCAGGAGGGCGCCGGCGACGGGCTCGACGACGCCGCGCTGGAGGAGCAGTCGAGGAAGATCACGCGGCGGCCGCGCAGGGCCGAGGAAGAGGAGCAGGGGTAG
- a CDS encoding peroxiredoxin, with translation MTLPLLAMLLGASPLKVGDKAPDFTLPDSDGKPVSLSSLLESGPVILAFYTKAFTPGUTRELSAYRDRYADVANKGAQVVGISTDSVETQRKFKDELKVPYRLLSDQGGKVAKLYGGTIPVVGLANRATYVLAQDGTIQEIVTGSAAIDPAGAITSCPLHKGKKG, from the coding sequence ATGACCCTTCCCCTCCTCGCGATGCTGCTCGGCGCCTCCCCCCTGAAGGTGGGCGACAAGGCGCCGGACTTCACGCTGCCCGACAGCGACGGCAAGCCGGTGTCGCTCTCGAGCCTGCTCGAGTCCGGTCCGGTGATCCTGGCCTTCTACACGAAGGCGTTCACCCCTGGTTGAACGCGCGAGCTCTCAGCGTACCGGGACCGGTATGCCGACGTGGCGAACAAGGGCGCGCAGGTGGTGGGCATCAGCACCGACTCCGTGGAGACGCAGCGGAAGTTCAAGGACGAGCTGAAGGTGCCGTACCGGCTGCTCTCGGATCAGGGCGGCAAGGTGGCGAAGCTGTACGGCGGCACCATCCCGGTGGTGGGGCTCGCGAACCGGGCCACCTACGTGCTCGCGCAGGACGGCACCATCCAGGAGATCGTGACCGGCAGCGCCGCGATCGATCCGGCGGGCGCGATCACCTCCTGCCCGCTGCACAAGGGGAAGAAGGGGTAG
- a CDS encoding zinc metalloprotease HtpX — translation MSWSEAAQPRGMSPKAGVGRNYAKTAMLMALLIALLAIGGNVVGGMQGMLLFGGLGLVFNFVSYWFSDRLALMAHRARPVTREELPQVYEIVERLTRRAGMPMPRVYVIPSETPNAFATGRNPSHAAVAVTEGILRILDRRQLEGVLAHELAHVRNRDILISTVAAAVAGLISTLGYVVRWGALLGGMRREDDRGGSALELLAWAILAPLVALVIQLAVSRSREYGADASGAELVGDPEPLAEALLALERGNEAIPYQYGGPATAHLFIVNPFHGAGAKMMSLFSTHPPVEERVRRLREMRRGVRYA, via the coding sequence ATGTCCTGGAGCGAGGCGGCCCAGCCGCGCGGCATGTCCCCGAAGGCCGGCGTGGGCCGGAACTACGCCAAGACCGCCATGCTGATGGCGCTGCTCATCGCGCTGCTCGCGATCGGCGGCAACGTGGTCGGCGGCATGCAGGGGATGCTACTCTTCGGCGGGCTCGGGCTCGTCTTCAACTTCGTCTCCTACTGGTTCTCCGACCGGCTCGCGCTCATGGCGCACCGCGCGCGGCCGGTGACCCGCGAGGAGCTGCCGCAGGTGTACGAGATCGTCGAGCGGCTCACCCGCCGCGCCGGCATGCCCATGCCGCGCGTCTACGTCATTCCCTCCGAGACGCCGAACGCCTTCGCCACGGGCAGGAACCCGTCGCACGCGGCGGTCGCCGTCACCGAGGGGATCCTCCGCATCCTCGACCGGCGCCAGCTCGAGGGCGTGCTCGCGCACGAGCTCGCCCACGTGCGCAACCGCGACATCCTCATCTCCACCGTCGCCGCGGCGGTGGCCGGCCTCATCTCCACGCTCGGCTACGTGGTCCGCTGGGGCGCGCTGCTCGGCGGCATGCGTCGCGAGGACGACCGCGGCGGCTCCGCGCTCGAGCTGCTGGCCTGGGCCATCCTGGCGCCGCTCGTGGCGCTCGTGATCCAGCTCGCCGTGTCCCGCTCGCGCGAGTACGGCGCGGACGCGTCCGGCGCCGAGCTGGTGGGCGACCCGGAGCCGCTCGCCGAGGCGCTGCTCGCGCTGGAGCGCGGCAACGAGGCCATCCCGTACCAGTACGGCGGCCCTGCCACCGCGCACCTGTTCATCGTGAACCCGTTCCACGGGGCGGGCGCGAAGATGATGAGCCTGTTCTCGACCCACCCGCCGGTCGAGGAGCGCGTGCGCCGGCTCCGCGAGATGCGGCGCGGCGTGCGGTACGCGTAG